From Elephas maximus indicus isolate mEleMax1 chromosome 1, mEleMax1 primary haplotype, whole genome shotgun sequence, a single genomic window includes:
- the PRL gene encoding prolactin: MAGTSANTEPGLPRAQSLSQADGEPVGSFLLLLLLVSNLLLCKSVASIPVCPRGSVRCQVSLPDLFDRAVMLSHYIHSLSSDMFHEFNKQYALGRGFIPRAINSCHTSSISTPEDKEQAQQIHHGDLLNLVLTMLRSWNDPLDHLASEVHGLPKAPSALLTKATEVKEQNERLLEGIEKIVEQVHPGAKENKAYSVWSGLPSLQTADENTRLFAFYNLFRCLSRDSHKIDSYLKLLKCRIVYNNNC, translated from the exons ATGGCAGGGACCTCTGCAAACACTGAGCCCGGACTACCACGAGCCCAGTCCCTCTCACAGGCAGATGGAGAGCCCGTGG GGTcattcctgctgctgctgctgctggtgtcaAACCTGCTCCTGTGCAAGAGTGTGGCCTCGATACCCGTCTGTCCCAGGGGGTCTGTCAGGTGCCAGGTGTCTCTCCCGGACCTGTTTGACCGAGCAGTCATGCTGTCTCACTACATCCATAGTCTCTCCTCAGATATGTTCCATGAATTT AATAAACAGTATGCGCTGGGTCGAGGGTTCATACCCAGGGCCATCAACAGCTGCCATACTTCTTCCATCTCTACTCCTGAAGACAAGGAACAAGCCCAACAGATCCAT CACGGAGACCTTCTGAACTTGGTCCTCACAATGCTGCGCTCCTGGAATGACCCTCTTGATCATCTAGCCTCTGAAGTGCATGGCCTGCCAAAAGCCCCGAGTGCTCTCCTAACAAAAGCCACCGAGGTTAAAGAGCAAAACGAACGACTTCTAGAAGGCATAGAAAAGATAGTGGAACAG GTTCATCCTGGAGCCAAAGAAAACAAGGCCTACTCTGTCTGGTCGGGACTTCCATCTCTGCAGACAGCTGATGAAAATACTCGCCTGTTTGCTTTTTATAACCTATTCCGCTGCCTAAGCAGGGATTCGCACAAGATTGACAGCTATCTCAAGCTCCTCAAATGCCGAATTGTCTACAACAACAACTGCTGA